The following proteins are encoded in a genomic region of Corythoichthys intestinalis isolate RoL2023-P3 chromosome 5, ASM3026506v1, whole genome shotgun sequence:
- the samm50 gene encoding sorting and assembly machinery component 50 homolog A, whose translation MGTVHARSLDPLPMQGPELGVHADDIEPPDIEQEPKQEILENKDVVVQRVHIDGLGRTKEDLLSYEISDVFRAKNLIDVMKRSHEARQKLLRLGIFRKVEVVIDTSRGDDALPNGLDVTFEVTELRRMTGSYNTMVGNNEGSMVLGMKLPNVFGRAEKLTFQFSYGTKETSYGLSFFKPQVGNFERNITLNAYKVTGQFPWSSLRETDRGISAELNFPVWKTNQTLKWEGVWRDLGCLARTASFAVREESGHSLKSSLAHAMVIDTRNSSILPRKGGLLKIHQELAGYTGGDASFLKEDFEIQLNKSLFWDSVLSASLWGGLLLPIGDKPTSIADRFYLGGPTSIRGFSMYSMGPQSEGDYLGGEAYWAGGLHLYTPLPFRPGRGGFGDLFRTHFFLNAGNLCNLNYGEGPQAHLKKLAECIRWSYGLGIVLRLGNIARLELNYCIPMGVQSGDRICDGVQFGAGIRFL comes from the exons ATGGGCACCGTCCACGCCAGG AGCCTGGACCCTCTGCCCATGCAGGGTCCTGAGCTGGGAGTTCATGCCGATGACATCGAGCCTCCTGATATTGAGCAGGAGCCCAAACAGGAAATTCTAGAAAACAAGGAT GTGGTAGTCCAGCGTGTGCACATAGACGGGCTTGGAAGGACCAAGGAAGACCTGCTTTCTTATGAGATCTCAGATGTTTTCCGTGCAAAGAATTTAATTGAC GTGATGAAAAGATCCCATGAAGCCAGGCAGAAGCTACTCCGTCTTGGAATCTTCCGAAAAGTGGAAGTTGTTATTGACACCTCTAGAG GTGATGATGCTCTTCCCAATGGCCTCGATGTGACATTCGAGGTCACCGAACTGAGGCGGATGACTGGCAGTTACAACACAATGGTCGGGAACAATGAAGGAAGTATG GTGCTAGGTATGAAGTTGCCCAATGTATTTGGCCGAGCTGAAAAGCTCACTTTTCAGTTTTCGTATGGCACCAAAGAGACTTCCTACGGTCTTTCGTTTTTCAAACCTCAAGTGGGAAACTTTGAACGCAA CATCACGCTCAACGCCTACAAAGTAACCGGTCAGTTTCCTTGGAGTTCGCTGAGGGAGACAGATCGGGGCATCTCTGCTGAGCTGAAC TTTCCGGTGTGGAAGACTAACCAAACTCTGAAGTGGGAAGGGGTCTGGAGAGATTTGGGATGCCTTGCTCGCACTGCTTCCTTTGCTGTCCGGGAAGAGAGTGGACATTCCCTCAAGTCGTCACTTGCG CATGCTATGGTGATCGACACCAGAAACTCTTCTATCTTGCCAAGAAAAGGTGGCCTGTTGAAAATACACCAG GAGCTTGCCGGTTATACTGGTGGAGATGCCAGTTTTCTGAAGGAGGACTTTGAGATCCAGCTCAATAAAAGCCTTTTCTGGGACTCT GTTCTGTCTGCTTCCTTGTGGGGTGGTTTGCTGCTGCCTATTGGTGACAAGCCGACAAGCATAGCAGATAG ATTCTATCTGGGTGGCCCTACCAGTATTCGAGGTTTTAGCATGTACAGCATGGGTCCACAAAGTGAAG GTGATTATCTTGGAGGAGAGGCCTACTGGGCGGGAGGCCTTCACCTGTATACTCCGCTGCCCTTCCGACCAGGCAGGGGGGGTTTCGGCGACCTTTTCCGAACACATTTCTTCCTCAACGCTGGGAACCTTTGTAACCTAAACTATG GGGAGGGCCCTCAAGCACACTTGAAGAAACTGGCAGAGTGCATCCGATGGTCATATGGACTTGGCATAGTGTTGCGTTTGGGAAACATTGCCAGACTGGAGTTGAACTACTGCATTCCCATGGGAGTACAGAGTGGAGACAG GATATGTGATGGAGTTCAGTTTGGAGCAGGCATACGCTTCCTCTGA